Proteins co-encoded in one Flavobacterium fluviale genomic window:
- a CDS encoding winged helix-turn-helix transcriptional regulator, translated as MTAIKESSTIQENKQYALEKCPVTFVMEKIGGFWKPIILYHLSTGDKRYSELKRAIPAVTEKMLIQHLKQLEADGLVIREAKPVVPPFVTYKLSDAGKGLLPVIDAMAAWAFKVKDGIYSV; from the coding sequence ATGACAGCAATTAAAGAATCGTCTACTATTCAGGAAAACAAGCAGTATGCGTTGGAAAAATGCCCTGTAACTTTTGTAATGGAAAAAATTGGAGGCTTCTGGAAACCCATTATTTTATATCATTTATCGACTGGAGATAAACGTTACAGCGAATTGAAAAGAGCAATACCGGCTGTAACAGAAAAAATGCTGATTCAGCATTTGAAACAATTAGAAGCAGATGGTTTGGTCATCCGCGAGGCAAAACCAGTTGTACCGCCTTTTGTGACTTATAAATTAAGTGATGCTGGAAAAGGATTGTTGCCCGTTATTGATGCAATGGCTGCATGGGCTTTTAAAGTAAAAGACGGCATCTATAGCGTTTAA
- a CDS encoding tetratricopeptide repeat protein translates to MSAKNKLYYIVLFFYALLTNAQKLQIPSSTNHIKDVEFILDQEKSFGRDTTALKKFLQPLQNISNYKVLYDGLLANGYSDFYDSVNKNSNKYYLRSIKKAKNSKNSSLQIWAQLNYISYLYHYRDYINLTPILLEVIAAIETLPKNQIIAADESFKKIGWIMHTYGDYNTSIRYLEAAEKTADKNTSEYAAIINAIGLNYFYLGNDKRAAIYLNKTAELAAKIHDEVRYAKALGDLALISRKKGDLKTASEFLEKDIQISEKNKSDQNTMYASILLAEVFLENKNIQGAKEALNKAEKIAVAKTFFKKNELQIIKLRLEILELEHSTENELILRRRMNELENSLKDKDGEMAVNKVNWLIEKAKYEQHLDKAKEQIEYESTLKNFYIIIFTMISCIALLVFIYFKKRYINRYLRYEQQVALLESEKLKAEQKLSEVQDNLDSQIDYLKEKKKQIQNLKISIESIKQSSSYYIEKEKGKLNALLQSQLMTEKNWNAFKKEFQKEYPEFYLLLQQDFPEISDSNKKILLLQKLNFTNNETAELLGITSDDVKKSKLELKKKLGEKYNLLFDRFTA, encoded by the coding sequence ATGTCTGCCAAAAACAAACTATATTATATTGTTTTATTCTTTTACGCATTACTTACCAATGCACAAAAACTGCAGATTCCATCCTCAACAAATCACATAAAAGATGTCGAATTTATTCTCGATCAAGAAAAATCCTTTGGCAGGGACACTACGGCTTTAAAAAAATTTCTTCAACCGCTGCAAAACATTTCTAATTATAAGGTTCTTTATGACGGCTTACTTGCGAACGGGTATAGTGACTTTTATGATTCAGTTAATAAAAACTCCAACAAATATTATTTAAGGTCCATTAAAAAAGCAAAAAACTCCAAAAATAGTTCTTTACAAATCTGGGCACAGCTTAATTACATTAGCTATTTATATCATTACAGAGATTATATTAATCTGACTCCCATACTTCTTGAAGTAATTGCGGCAATTGAAACTTTACCAAAAAATCAAATTATCGCAGCAGATGAATCCTTCAAAAAAATTGGATGGATTATGCATACCTATGGCGATTACAATACATCCATACGATATTTAGAAGCCGCGGAAAAAACGGCCGATAAAAATACTTCTGAATATGCGGCCATAATTAATGCGATAGGATTAAATTATTTTTACTTAGGAAATGACAAACGAGCCGCAATATACTTAAACAAGACAGCAGAATTAGCCGCCAAAATTCATGATGAAGTTCGATATGCCAAAGCACTTGGGGATTTAGCTCTGATCAGCAGAAAAAAAGGTGACTTAAAAACGGCATCAGAATTTTTAGAAAAAGACATTCAGATTTCTGAAAAAAATAAAAGCGACCAAAATACTATGTACGCTTCAATATTGCTTGCAGAAGTATTTTTGGAAAATAAAAATATTCAAGGCGCAAAAGAGGCCTTAAATAAAGCAGAAAAAATTGCTGTCGCCAAAACATTTTTCAAAAAAAATGAACTTCAAATTATTAAGCTTAGACTGGAAATTCTGGAGCTAGAACATTCCACAGAAAATGAACTAATTTTGAGAAGAAGAATGAACGAACTTGAAAATTCATTGAAGGACAAAGATGGCGAAATGGCTGTAAACAAAGTAAATTGGCTTATAGAAAAAGCAAAATATGAACAGCATCTTGACAAAGCCAAAGAACAAATTGAATATGAGTCTACTCTAAAAAACTTCTACATTATTATCTTTACTATGATCTCATGCATAGCTTTGTTGGTTTTTATCTACTTCAAAAAAAGATATATCAATAGATATTTAAGATACGAACAGCAAGTAGCACTTTTAGAATCAGAGAAACTAAAAGCGGAACAAAAATTAAGCGAGGTTCAAGACAATCTGGATTCTCAAATTGATTATTTGAAAGAAAAAAAGAAACAAATACAGAACTTAAAAATTTCGATTGAAAGTATAAAACAATCTTCGTCTTATTATATTGAAAAAGAAAAGGGCAAACTTAATGCCTTGCTGCAATCACAGTTAATGACCGAAAAGAACTGGAATGCTTTTAAAAAAGAATTTCAAAAAGAATATCCGGAGTTTTATTTGCTTTTACAGCAAGATTTTCCAGAAATTTCAGATTCAAACAAAAAAATTCTACTGCTGCAGAAACTTAATTTCACCAATAATGAAACTGCCGAATTATTAGGAATTACAAGTGATGATGTAAAAAAATCAAAACTGGAACTTAAGAAAAAACTGGGTGAAAAATATAACCTTCTCTTTGACCGCTTTACTGCGTAG
- a CDS encoding PepSY domain-containing protein has protein sequence MTLSFWRYAHLALALFSSIFLILASVTGIILAVDAVQEKTLPYKTENFNEITLGETLPILKKAYPEITELSVDYNQFVTLQAIDQDGNDINAYVDPKTGKVLGTPVKKSEFIQWITSFHRSLFLHEAGRFFVGIISFCLLLISLSGFVLVLKRQRGIRNFFSKVIKEYFAQYYHVVLGRLALIPILIIAVTGTYLSLERFNFFMGEEKAKPVKSELSEKDKTTSIFKTTLLSDVKKIEFPFTDDPEEYYIIELKDREIEVNQVSGTVISEKLSPVTQQFATLSLDLHTGRINGIWAVILAIACINILFFIYSGFAITLKRRSSRIKNKFKAQESTFILLVGSENGSSFRFANAILKQLIDQGYKAYITELNRFSAYPKAEHILVFSSTHGLGDAPSNGKKFKAVLEKQNQDQKINFSVVGFGSKAYPDFCQFAVEIDQLLANQNWADRYLDLQTVNDKSAVEFVNWIKLWSAKTGIPLATTPSLYNHVPKGLQKLMVLDKTPISDTEHTFILTLRANSRAKFVSGDLLAIYPANDSRERLYSIGNHSGNIQLVVKLHENGLGSGFLNNLEPGNTIKARILKNPTFHLPKKAPKVALISNGTGIAPFLGMIEQNKAKKEIHLYSGFRMVTPTLLAYKKFAKVMIQKQHLDRFHVALSREGANIYVMDLIQKDASFFMNLLKEGGVIMICGSLAMQKDVEAILNELCLENGIKSLSEYKENGQLLTDCY, from the coding sequence ATGACTCTTTCTTTCTGGCGTTATGCACACTTGGCCCTGGCCTTATTTTCTTCTATATTTTTGATTTTGGCTTCGGTAACCGGAATTATTCTGGCGGTCGACGCAGTGCAGGAAAAAACTCTTCCGTACAAAACTGAAAATTTTAACGAAATAACTTTAGGAGAAACTCTTCCTATTCTTAAAAAGGCTTACCCAGAAATTACAGAATTAAGTGTCGATTATAATCAGTTTGTAACGCTTCAGGCAATTGATCAAGACGGAAATGATATTAATGCTTATGTTGATCCCAAAACTGGAAAAGTTTTAGGAACTCCTGTAAAGAAAAGCGAATTTATTCAATGGATTACAAGCTTTCATCGTTCTTTGTTTCTTCATGAAGCAGGACGTTTTTTTGTCGGCATAATTTCTTTTTGTCTGCTGCTGATTTCGCTTTCGGGTTTTGTATTGGTTTTAAAGAGACAACGCGGTATTCGTAATTTCTTCTCCAAAGTAATCAAGGAATATTTTGCCCAGTATTATCATGTTGTTTTGGGACGATTAGCTTTAATTCCGATTTTAATTATTGCAGTAACGGGAACTTATTTATCGCTGGAAAGATTTAATTTTTTTATGGGTGAAGAAAAAGCGAAACCTGTAAAATCTGAACTTTCAGAAAAAGACAAAACAACTTCTATATTTAAAACAACTTTACTTTCTGATGTAAAGAAAATTGAGTTTCCTTTTACAGATGATCCTGAGGAATATTATATCATTGAATTAAAAGACCGCGAGATAGAAGTTAATCAGGTTTCTGGAACTGTTATTTCAGAAAAACTTTCGCCGGTAACCCAGCAATTTGCGACTTTGAGCCTTGATCTTCATACTGGAAGAATTAACGGAATCTGGGCTGTAATCTTAGCCATTGCCTGCATCAATATTTTATTCTTTATTTATTCTGGTTTTGCGATTACTTTAAAAAGAAGGTCAAGCCGAATTAAAAACAAATTCAAAGCGCAAGAAAGTACTTTTATTCTTTTAGTTGGTTCTGAAAACGGAAGTTCTTTTCGATTTGCTAATGCGATTCTGAAACAATTAATTGATCAAGGTTACAAGGCTTATATTACTGAATTAAATCGTTTTTCGGCATATCCAAAAGCAGAGCATATTTTGGTGTTTTCATCTACGCACGGTTTAGGTGACGCCCCTTCTAACGGAAAAAAATTTAAGGCTGTATTAGAAAAACAAAATCAGGATCAGAAAATTAATTTTTCTGTCGTTGGTTTTGGTTCGAAAGCTTATCCAGATTTCTGCCAGTTTGCGGTTGAAATCGATCAGCTTTTAGCCAATCAAAATTGGGCAGATCGTTATTTAGATTTACAAACCGTTAACGACAAATCGGCTGTTGAATTTGTAAACTGGATAAAATTATGGAGTGCTAAAACGGGAATTCCTTTGGCGACAACTCCTTCATTGTACAATCATGTGCCGAAAGGACTGCAGAAATTAATGGTTTTAGATAAGACGCCGATTTCTGATACCGAACATACTTTTATACTTACATTACGCGCCAATTCTAGGGCTAAATTTGTTTCTGGTGATTTACTGGCAATTTACCCTGCAAATGATTCTAGAGAACGCCTCTACTCTATTGGAAATCATTCTGGAAATATACAATTGGTTGTAAAACTGCATGAAAACGGATTGGGTTCTGGCTTTTTGAATAACTTAGAACCTGGAAATACCATAAAAGCTAGAATTCTTAAAAACCCAACTTTTCATCTTCCAAAGAAAGCACCAAAAGTGGCACTAATCTCTAACGGAACTGGAATTGCTCCTTTTCTGGGAATGATTGAACAGAATAAAGCTAAGAAAGAAATACATTTGTACAGCGGTTTTAGAATGGTAACTCCAACTCTTTTGGCTTATAAAAAGTTTGCAAAAGTGATGATTCAAAAACAGCATTTGGATCGTTTTCACGTCGCTTTATCTCGAGAAGGAGCTAATATTTATGTGATGGATTTAATCCAAAAAGATGCTTCTTTTTTCATGAATTTATTGAAAGAAGGCGGTGTAATCATGATCTGCGGTTCGCTTGCGATGCAAAAAGATGTTGAAGCTATTTTGAATGAGCTATGTCTCGAAAATGGGATTAAAAGTCTTTCTGAATACAAAGAAAATGGTCAATTATTAACGGATTGCTATTAG
- a CDS encoding FAD:protein FMN transferase: MQKSIINKLLILFVTLQCSTGYSQILRKRTTLLMGGRFDITIVDKDSLSAEKNIDLVIAEITRIENLISDWKADSQISKVNQNAGIQPVKVDREVFELAQRAVKLSEITNGGFDVSFAAMDRIWKFDGSMTEMPSAEAIKKSVEKVGYKNIILDSTESTIFLKLKGMKIGFGALGEGYATDKCRAMMVEKDIKAGIINGSGDMSTWGKQPNGNDWKIAITNPFKPEKNLAVVPLKEGAVTTSGSYEKFVVFNGRRYSHIINPATGYPATGLCSVTVFGPNAETANGLSTSMMVLGQKEGLLLLQKFPEYSCVLITDKGKVVKSKNFAYKV; this comes from the coding sequence ATGCAAAAATCAATTATAAATAAACTTTTAATTCTTTTCGTAACACTTCAATGCTCTACAGGCTATTCGCAAATATTACGAAAAAGAACAACGCTTTTAATGGGCGGGCGTTTTGATATTACTATTGTCGATAAAGATTCGCTTTCGGCTGAAAAAAATATCGATCTTGTAATTGCTGAAATTACCCGCATAGAAAATCTAATTTCGGATTGGAAGGCCGATTCTCAAATTTCTAAAGTTAATCAGAATGCGGGAATTCAACCTGTAAAAGTAGATCGAGAAGTTTTTGAACTTGCGCAAAGAGCTGTTAAACTTTCTGAAATAACAAATGGCGGATTTGACGTCAGCTTTGCTGCAATGGACAGAATCTGGAAATTTGACGGTTCGATGACGGAAATGCCTTCGGCGGAAGCCATAAAAAAATCGGTAGAAAAAGTGGGCTACAAGAATATTATTTTGGACAGCACAGAATCGACTATTTTCCTAAAATTAAAAGGAATGAAAATCGGATTTGGTGCTCTAGGCGAAGGTTATGCCACTGATAAATGCCGTGCCATGATGGTTGAAAAAGATATTAAAGCTGGAATTATCAACGGTTCGGGCGACATGAGCACATGGGGAAAACAACCCAACGGAAACGATTGGAAAATCGCAATCACGAATCCGTTTAAACCTGAAAAAAATTTAGCTGTTGTTCCTTTAAAAGAAGGTGCTGTCACTACTTCTGGCAGTTATGAAAAGTTTGTTGTTTTTAATGGAAGACGCTATTCTCATATTATAAATCCTGCAACTGGTTATCCCGCAACTGGCTTATGCAGCGTAACCGTCTTTGGCCCAAACGCCGAAACCGCAAACGGATTAAGTACTTCTATGATGGTTTTAGGTCAAAAAGAAGGCTTATTATTACTTCAAAAATTCCCAGAATACAGTTGTGTATTGATTACTGATAAAGGGAAAGTGGTTAAGTCTAAGAATTTCGCTTATAAAGTGTGA
- a CDS encoding TonB-dependent receptor: MRTTLLLFLFTITAWSQTGNLTGKVTFGTDELAYGSTVIIKGTQKYAVVNDFGRYEFKGLKYGEYILETSSMEGQTRTTKININKPNTEFNISLDRNGPKDLQEVVIKKASIRKEIMDKGFAVNIIETEEAAKRNLQTNDLLDRSGGVRVRQNGGLGSAVNYNINGMSGNAIRIFIDGVPISTYGASFSLNSIPPALIERIEVFKGVVPSYLADDALGGAINVVLKKGAKNSLNASVSYGSFNTVQSNFNAAIRDKNGFTVKANAFQNYSDNDYEIWGKWVYNILPNGRYDYIRAKRFESMYRSFGGRLEAGFTNVDWADTFLIGYNGSQDFNQIQHGQYMTKPYKGRFNENTANVFSITYAKKDFLIKKLDFSAVSVYSHRNEFVSDTVKWNYDWNGNKALGLYGTPILSNTGAQQGAATLNYRTANIFNTRAGLTYSINDNHKIVANVMTYVFDQNELDRMKPELVRNFEVTRDYVKTVSSFSYEMTAFESRLRVNPFVKNYYLKNEEIKPVIINQNGQNSIGTEVNSKKTDFTGYGIATSYAILPKVMIMFSAEKAIRLPTEDELFGRPGENIISNTSLGPEQSNNFNAGFRLGPYDISHHKITLSANGFTRNTKDKIVRKISDRLNEAVQSTPFVNLGKAQAIGFEASFQYSYNNRFFAGMNISKFNSLFKDKYDSNGNIIIHYNKQLPNEPYFTINGNMQYNFKNLIQDKSELNLYYYCAYVDPFYTSWQIDRTTAQFPQDLGLSYTFPSKQIIVSFDARNIFDAQVYDNFAAQKPGRAFYIKLNYNITKF, encoded by the coding sequence ATGAGAACAACTTTACTTTTATTTTTATTTACTATTACAGCTTGGTCACAAACCGGAAATCTTACAGGAAAAGTGACTTTTGGAACCGACGAACTGGCTTATGGTTCTACAGTAATCATCAAAGGAACTCAGAAATACGCTGTTGTAAATGATTTCGGGCGATATGAATTTAAAGGGTTAAAGTACGGTGAATATATCTTGGAGACTTCGTCAATGGAAGGACAAACGAGAACTACAAAAATAAACATCAATAAACCAAATACAGAATTTAATATTTCACTAGATCGTAATGGGCCAAAAGATTTACAAGAAGTTGTAATCAAAAAAGCCTCAATTCGAAAAGAAATAATGGATAAGGGCTTTGCTGTTAATATTATTGAAACAGAAGAAGCTGCAAAGAGAAACCTGCAAACTAATGATTTATTAGATCGTTCTGGCGGCGTAAGAGTGAGACAAAATGGTGGCTTAGGCTCGGCTGTTAATTATAATATTAACGGAATGTCTGGAAATGCCATACGAATTTTTATTGATGGAGTTCCTATTAGTACATATGGTGCTTCTTTTAGTTTAAACAGTATTCCTCCTGCCTTGATTGAAAGAATAGAAGTTTTTAAAGGTGTTGTTCCTTCTTATTTAGCAGACGATGCTCTTGGCGGTGCAATTAATGTAGTATTAAAGAAAGGAGCTAAAAACAGTTTAAATGCATCTGTTTCTTACGGATCATTCAATACGGTACAATCTAACTTTAATGCCGCGATTAGAGACAAAAATGGTTTTACTGTTAAAGCGAATGCTTTTCAAAACTACTCTGATAATGACTATGAAATTTGGGGAAAATGGGTTTATAATATTCTGCCAAATGGCCGTTACGACTACATCAGAGCTAAAAGATTTGAAAGCATGTACAGATCATTTGGAGGAAGACTCGAAGCGGGTTTTACCAATGTTGACTGGGCAGACACTTTTCTTATAGGCTACAATGGTTCTCAGGATTTCAATCAGATTCAACATGGACAATATATGACAAAGCCTTATAAAGGTCGTTTTAATGAAAATACTGCCAATGTTTTCAGTATAACTTATGCAAAAAAAGATTTCTTAATTAAAAAACTGGATTTCTCTGCGGTATCAGTTTATAGTCATCGAAATGAATTTGTAAGTGATACCGTAAAATGGAATTACGATTGGAATGGAAACAAAGCTTTAGGCTTATATGGCACTCCTATTCTGTCCAACACGGGCGCACAACAGGGTGCGGCAACACTAAACTACAGAACTGCAAATATATTTAACACACGTGCAGGATTAACGTATTCTATTAATGACAACCATAAAATTGTTGCCAATGTAATGACTTATGTTTTTGACCAAAATGAACTTGACAGAATGAAACCAGAATTGGTTAGAAATTTCGAAGTTACTCGAGATTATGTAAAAACAGTTTCGTCGTTTAGTTATGAAATGACGGCATTTGAATCTCGTCTGAGAGTTAACCCTTTTGTTAAAAATTATTATTTAAAGAACGAGGAAATAAAACCTGTTATCATAAATCAAAATGGTCAAAACTCTATTGGTACAGAAGTGAACTCAAAAAAAACTGATTTTACAGGATACGGAATTGCAACTTCTTATGCCATTCTTCCAAAAGTTATGATTATGTTTTCTGCAGAAAAAGCGATACGACTTCCTACAGAAGATGAATTATTTGGACGTCCGGGAGAGAATATTATTAGTAATACAAGTCTTGGACCTGAGCAAAGCAACAATTTTAATGCTGGTTTCCGCTTGGGGCCGTATGATATAAGCCATCATAAAATTACACTTTCTGCAAATGGTTTCACAAGAAATACAAAAGATAAAATTGTTCGTAAAATAAGTGATCGTTTAAATGAAGCTGTACAATCTACACCTTTTGTAAACTTAGGTAAAGCGCAAGCGATAGGCTTTGAAGCTTCTTTTCAATACTCTTACAACAATCGTTTTTTTGCCGGAATGAACATTTCAAAATTTAATTCTTTATTCAAAGATAAATACGATTCTAATGGAAATATTATAATTCATTACAATAAACAATTGCCAAACGAACCTTATTTCACAATAAATGGAAATATGCAGTACAACTTTAAAAATTTAATTCAAGACAAATCAGAACTTAATCTTTACTACTACTGTGCTTATGTAGACCCTTTTTACACTTCTTGGCAAATTGACAGAACTACTGCACAGTTCCCGCAAGATTTAGGTTTAAGCTACACGTTTCCAAGTAAACAAATTATTGTCAGTTTTGATGCCAGAAATATTTTTGATGCACAAGTGTACGACAATTTCGCCGCTCAAAAACCAGGAAGAGCTTTTTATATTAAGCTCAACTACAATATCACAAAATTCTAA
- a CDS encoding NmrA family NAD(P)-binding protein, translated as MKIIISGSLGNIGKPLTAQLVQSGHDVTVVSSNADRKSAIENLGAKAVIGSVSDADFLSETFKGADALFAMTPPNMGGVNIIQNTTDAGTAFAKAIQNANIKRVVMLSSIGADLPSGNGPIAGLYNIEKIYEKLNTSITFLRAGYFYINFFNDIPMIKGAGIMGANIPAGNRIPLVHPEDIAWAAAEELQKLPEGKNVRYIISDVRTPSEIAKTFGTAIGKPELPWVEFTDEQYLGGMTQAGVPEEMAGLYTEMGSGLRNETIAADFLKNDGKVQGKIKLEDFAKEFASKF; from the coding sequence ATGAAAATTATAATTTCAGGTTCGTTAGGAAATATCGGAAAGCCTTTAACGGCTCAATTAGTACAATCAGGTCACGATGTAACTGTTGTCAGCAGTAATGCAGATCGAAAATCTGCCATTGAAAATCTTGGTGCAAAAGCAGTAATAGGATCGGTTAGCGATGCCGATTTTCTATCAGAAACTTTTAAAGGTGCAGATGCCCTTTTCGCCATGACGCCTCCAAATATGGGCGGTGTAAATATTATTCAAAATACTACAGATGCTGGTACCGCTTTCGCGAAAGCTATTCAGAATGCCAACATTAAAAGAGTAGTAATGTTAAGCAGTATAGGAGCTGATTTACCATCAGGAAACGGACCAATTGCAGGTTTGTACAATATTGAGAAGATTTATGAGAAACTAAATACTTCAATTACATTTTTGAGAGCTGGATATTTTTACATTAATTTCTTCAACGATATTCCGATGATAAAAGGGGCAGGAATTATGGGCGCAAATATTCCAGCAGGAAATCGTATTCCGTTAGTGCATCCAGAAGACATTGCATGGGCTGCTGCAGAAGAATTGCAAAAATTACCAGAAGGAAAAAATGTGCGCTATATTATTAGTGATGTTCGCACGCCTTCAGAAATTGCAAAAACATTCGGCACGGCAATTGGAAAACCAGAACTTCCTTGGGTTGAATTTACTGATGAACAATATTTAGGAGGTATGACTCAAGCTGGAGTTCCAGAGGAAATGGCTGGTCTATATACCGAAATGGGAAGCGGACTTCGTAACGAAACCATTGCAGCAGATTTTCTAAAAAACGATGGAAAAGTTCAAGGGAAAATCAAGTTAGAAGATTTTGCAAAAGAGTTTGCTTCAAAATTTTAA
- a CDS encoding ankyrin repeat domain-containing protein, with the protein MKKNLFASFAFAVTLFASAQQKNTLLEQSFWKTSPDIETVKAEIAKGNSPSEANANAFDVATLAINNDAPVATIKFLIEQPGNSVTKLTHDNRIYLHWAAYRGNTELVQYLITKGSDVNFEDSHGTAPADFAASNGQSSPAMYDAFFKAGVNPTKKYANGANLLLLAIASDKDLKAAEYFATKGMSLKDVDNDGNTAFTYAARSGNIPLLKKLLEKGIKPTETALLIAAQGSRRETNTIETYKYLVEEVKINAAAQNKAGQNVLHILAGKPNQTEIIKYFLGKGVDVNKADKEGNTPVMAAASARETAALELFLPNAKNINAQNLKGESALTYAVRSGTPEAVSLLLVKGADVNVKDKDGNNLGVYLVQSYRPAGRDKDAAKQDPFDAKAKLLQDKGLNLAAAQKDGNTLYHLAITKNDVSLLKKITDLKVDVNAKNKDGLTALHRAAMTSKDDSILKYLVSAGAKKDINTEFDETAYALAKENDLLTKNNISVEFLK; encoded by the coding sequence ATGAAAAAGAACCTTTTCGCTTCTTTTGCATTTGCCGTAACACTTTTTGCAAGTGCTCAGCAAAAAAATACACTTTTAGAACAATCTTTTTGGAAAACTTCTCCCGATATCGAAACTGTTAAGGCTGAAATAGCAAAAGGGAATAGTCCTTCAGAGGCAAATGCTAATGCGTTTGATGTTGCGACTTTGGCAATTAATAATGATGCGCCTGTTGCAACTATCAAATTTTTAATCGAGCAGCCAGGAAATTCAGTTACAAAATTAACGCACGATAATCGTATTTATTTACACTGGGCTGCTTATAGAGGAAATACAGAATTAGTACAATATTTAATTACGAAAGGTTCTGATGTTAATTTTGAAGACAGCCACGGAACTGCTCCTGCAGATTTCGCAGCATCAAACGGTCAGTCGAGCCCTGCGATGTACGATGCGTTTTTTAAAGCCGGTGTAAATCCGACTAAAAAATATGCCAATGGAGCAAACCTTTTACTTCTGGCAATTGCATCGGATAAAGATTTAAAAGCTGCAGAATATTTCGCAACTAAAGGAATGTCTCTTAAAGATGTTGATAATGACGGAAATACTGCTTTTACGTATGCGGCAAGATCTGGAAATATTCCACTATTGAAAAAACTTTTAGAAAAAGGAATTAAACCAACAGAAACTGCGCTTTTAATTGCTGCACAGGGAAGCAGAAGAGAAACTAATACAATAGAAACATATAAATATTTGGTTGAAGAAGTAAAAATAAATGCAGCAGCCCAAAACAAAGCGGGACAAAACGTACTGCATATTTTAGCTGGAAAACCCAATCAAACTGAAATTATCAAGTACTTTTTAGGAAAAGGTGTTGATGTTAACAAAGCTGATAAAGAAGGAAATACGCCAGTTATGGCTGCTGCATCTGCAAGAGAAACTGCTGCTTTAGAACTTTTTCTTCCTAATGCAAAAAATATCAATGCTCAAAATTTAAAAGGAGAATCTGCTTTGACATATGCCGTAAGATCTGGAACTCCAGAAGCTGTGAGTCTGCTTTTAGTGAAAGGTGCTGATGTTAATGTAAAAGACAAAGACGGAAATAATTTAGGAGTTTATTTAGTACAGTCTTATCGCCCAGCTGGAAGAGATAAAGATGCTGCTAAACAAGATCCTTTTGATGCAAAAGCAAAATTACTACAAGATAAAGGATTAAATTTGGCTGCAGCGCAAAAAGACGGAAACACTTTGTATCATTTGGCAATTACTAAAAATGATGTTTCTCTTCTTAAGAAAATAACTGATTTAAAAGTAGATGTAAATGCTAAAAATAAAGATGGTTTAACGGCACTGCACAGAGCGGCTATGACTTCTAAAGATGATTCAATTTTAAAATATCTTGTTTCTGCCGGCGCTAAAAAAGATATAAATACAGAATTTGACGAAACAGCTTACGCTTTAGCTAAAGAAAATGATCTGCTTACAAAAAATAATATTTCGGTTGAATTTTTAAAATAA
- a CDS encoding DUF2271 domain-containing protein produces MKSIFKIALTSAFVFFLSLQSNAQSSKYKCMLQMNNYMGEGAYIVVSLVNGNGEYEKTLYVMGDDKKWYKSLKEWNKFHTQKNDDISAKTGASVTGGDRSVTTIEIENSKINKGYKLRFETAVEDQKYYVSDLEIPLTTDGLAAKTDGKGYIKYVRLNKI; encoded by the coding sequence ATGAAATCTATATTTAAAATTGCTCTTACAAGCGCATTTGTTTTTTTTCTTTCTCTTCAATCTAATGCACAGTCAAGCAAATACAAATGCATGCTTCAGATGAATAATTATATGGGAGAAGGTGCATATATCGTAGTTTCACTCGTTAATGGAAACGGTGAATACGAAAAAACGCTTTACGTAATGGGCGATGATAAAAAATGGTACAAATCATTAAAAGAATGGAACAAATTCCATACTCAAAAAAATGATGATATAAGCGCAAAAACAGGCGCTTCTGTTACCGGCGGAGATCGCAGTGTGACAACAATAGAAATTGAAAATTCTAAAATTAACAAAGGCTACAAATTACGTTTTGAAACAGCTGTTGAAGACCAAAAGTATTATGTAAGCGATCTTGAAATTCCGCTTACTACAGATGGTCTTGCTGCTAAAACAGATGGAAAAGGCTATATTAAATATGTAAGGTTAAACAAAATTTAA